In a single window of the Halomicroarcula saliterrae genome:
- a CDS encoding tyrosine-type recombinase/integrase — translation MSSYSADDSEESFPQLNERQEVIFESTLEDFRRYLKSEGKNPRKEIGYSEQSIGTRVSRVLQAIEWVWRNDRISTEISPEQADEVIEALATDEFRRRDGDRYAEGSKRKISNALVNWFRFNGSDWEPDITFNDEPAKNAADPFTKAEVKLLWDTSLTYKSIPMYNNLTPDERDRWRRHLAQVIGKPKSEVKPADWDKVNKNWKYPSLIATERSAAWRPALINRMKVDWYDADGKKIIIPAEHAVKNDTEWTQYLSDQAAQALDSWLEQRSNSSNYDDTGHMWLTRKGNPYKSNTLNYLLDNLIEEAGINHQGRKLCWYSFRHSLGTYTYEEKTDLDIVAEVLRQNSTSSASRYVHPTKELQRSAADIL, via the coding sequence ATGAGTAGCTATTCCGCAGATGACTCAGAGGAGTCGTTCCCGCAATTAAACGAGCGGCAAGAGGTCATCTTCGAATCGACACTCGAAGATTTCAGGCGGTATCTCAAATCAGAAGGGAAGAATCCGCGAAAAGAAATCGGGTACTCTGAACAGTCAATCGGGACACGAGTCTCACGAGTACTGCAAGCTATTGAATGGGTCTGGAGAAACGACAGGATTTCTACAGAGATCTCGCCGGAACAAGCGGACGAAGTAATCGAAGCCCTTGCCACCGACGAGTTCCGACGCCGCGATGGCGATCGATACGCCGAGGGAAGCAAACGAAAAATCTCGAACGCACTGGTCAATTGGTTCCGATTCAATGGATCTGATTGGGAGCCGGATATTACTTTCAACGATGAGCCGGCAAAGAACGCGGCAGACCCGTTCACCAAAGCCGAAGTCAAGTTGCTTTGGGATACGTCACTGACCTACAAGTCGATCCCAATGTATAATAACCTCACTCCCGATGAGCGTGATCGCTGGCGAAGGCATCTCGCTCAGGTAATCGGTAAACCAAAGAGCGAAGTCAAACCGGCGGATTGGGATAAGGTCAACAAAAATTGGAAATACCCATCGCTCATCGCAACTGAAAGGTCTGCAGCATGGCGGCCAGCGCTCATCAATAGGATGAAAGTCGACTGGTACGATGCAGATGGAAAGAAGATTATCATTCCTGCAGAGCACGCTGTCAAAAACGATACAGAGTGGACACAGTATCTTTCGGATCAGGCCGCCCAAGCCCTGGATTCGTGGCTTGAGCAACGGAGCAATAGCAGTAACTACGACGATACCGGTCACATGTGGCTCACAAGGAAGGGTAACCCATACAAATCAAACACACTCAACTATCTCCTCGATAATCTCATCGAGGAAGCCGGAATCAACCACCAAGGTCGAAAGCTCTGCTGGTACTCATTCAGGCACTCCCTTGGCACTTACACGTATGAAGAGAAAACGGACCTCGACATCGTCGCGGAAGTATTACGGCAAAACAGTACGTCCTCAGCATCTCGATACGTCCATCCAACTAAAGAGCTCCAGCGGTCAGCAGCGGACATCCTCTGA
- a CDS encoding nucleotidyltransferase domain-containing protein, which yields MSSNTNTKSGRGSTVLLDIPAQNPDLFRSQAVHDLLTFLSRHHSDAFSITKLAEAVDYSQPTISKAVDVLAANDLVVEQRDGTTRLVHINTGRLSRPDDPFLDIPQAEFYEPVRIAVDDLLNELDDVLGIVLYGSVARGEADRRSDIDMWVLVEDDRMANQRTANRVRQDLEDREFDTGRYAYEIDVEGLPAIPNYAEEIRTTLSDGLVLYETEKFDTVKQMIFHGDLDE from the coding sequence ATGTCGAGCAACACGAATACTAAGTCCGGGCGCGGGTCGACTGTTCTTCTGGATATCCCGGCTCAAAACCCCGATTTATTCCGAAGTCAAGCAGTACACGACCTCCTCACATTTTTATCACGCCATCACAGTGATGCGTTCTCCATTACTAAACTCGCTGAGGCTGTGGACTACTCCCAACCCACGATTTCGAAGGCCGTCGATGTCTTAGCGGCAAATGATCTCGTCGTCGAACAACGAGACGGTACCACGCGTCTCGTCCACATCAACACGGGCCGGTTGTCCCGGCCGGATGACCCGTTTCTCGACATCCCGCAAGCAGAATTCTACGAGCCAGTCCGCATTGCCGTCGATGATCTCCTCAACGAACTCGACGATGTCCTCGGCATTGTACTGTACGGCAGTGTCGCCCGCGGCGAAGCTGACCGGCGGAGTGACATTGACATGTGGGTACTCGTCGAGGACGACCGGATGGCGAACCAACGCACAGCGAACCGCGTCCGGCAAGACCTGGAAGACCGAGAATTCGACACCGGACGATACGCCTATGAAATCGACGTCGAAGGACTCCCTGCGATACCGAATTACGCGGAAGAGATCAGGACCACGCTTAGTGATGGGCTCGTCCTCTACGAGACGGAGAAGTTCGACACCGTCAAGCAAATGATTTTCCACGGAGACCTCGATGAGTAA
- a CDS encoding DNA-binding protein: MSNPDPTAVTNALDAAIDAFNEAGHGVPTREYAIETDADWKTQLTKACRLLAAIDNLDGNGYYTATIELCFGATERSVEAYALAEGGDELRDFHDHTYCYDRAATLGLLTPDTIDDLKHLYNTNRTDSYYGGRCPTAEQATAMRALSHSLHTHVTNQIREGGVCTCELPE; this comes from the coding sequence ATGAGTAACCCTGACCCGACAGCCGTCACGAACGCACTTGACGCCGCGATCGACGCGTTCAATGAAGCAGGACACGGCGTCCCAACACGCGAATACGCAATTGAAACTGACGCCGACTGGAAAACCCAACTCACGAAAGCCTGCCGGCTCCTCGCCGCAATCGATAACCTCGACGGGAACGGGTACTACACCGCTACGATTGAGCTGTGCTTCGGAGCCACGGAACGCTCTGTAGAGGCGTACGCGTTGGCCGAAGGCGGCGATGAACTCCGAGATTTCCACGACCACACGTACTGCTACGACCGCGCTGCAACACTCGGACTCCTCACTCCCGACACTATAGACGACCTGAAACACCTGTACAACACCAACCGGACAGACAGTTACTATGGTGGTCGCTGCCCCACTGCTGAACAAGCTACTGCAATGCGTGCCCTTTCACACTCGCTCCACACGCACGTCACTAACCAGATCCGCGAAGGCGGCGTCTGCACCTGCGAATTACCTGAGTAA
- a CDS encoding PD-(D/E)XK nuclease family protein yields the protein MAKRITSQVAELRQRIAALPDASEPPPTALQVLGRGGQERDWQQFLVHFLSPEEAHGLNHALLEHVLTALADRSELEFAFSRFEIEEIHIAQEVVTEQGRPDLLVWVPEEWFLCFELKVHASEGMDQTPRYVDIESFDGIGVEKDDVPRDGHNYVFLAPEDASSPEADEFVHLSWEWLVGEMQSFLMESYDEYPARTTAQLKEFIDTIRSELTMTEYEENQQEMVELFIENYDVITELEDAFDEEWASFESSWGTRLAQALDDATLVEDAEIPSEYAAVSLPIGDEQRQWTFRQGKSDWSWSFPKEWWTKLDEQRQVSETAKPNARVGFVHRLGQNRDEAVRDNTLIVTLRNAPSGHDTFYNGFATRFSDAAAEIRPAIADTNYSITGNKSNVLRGEYPIEIDAHESFFDAYIAALARAITQGAIGNPDLYSTIDRLYAETIEEDVSL from the coding sequence ATGGCCAAGAGGATTACGAGTCAGGTAGCGGAATTACGGCAACGGATCGCTGCGTTGCCGGATGCGTCGGAGCCGCCGCCGACTGCGTTGCAGGTGCTTGGCCGGGGTGGGCAGGAACGGGATTGGCAGCAGTTCCTCGTGCATTTTCTCTCGCCTGAGGAGGCTCACGGGTTGAATCACGCGCTGCTTGAGCACGTCTTAACCGCGTTAGCTGACCGGTCTGAATTAGAGTTCGCGTTTTCTCGGTTTGAGATTGAGGAGATCCATATTGCGCAGGAAGTCGTGACTGAGCAAGGACGGCCGGATCTGTTGGTGTGGGTACCTGAGGAGTGGTTTTTGTGCTTCGAATTGAAAGTGCATGCTTCAGAGGGAATGGACCAGACACCACGCTACGTGGACATTGAATCGTTCGACGGCATTGGGGTGGAGAAAGATGACGTGCCGCGTGATGGGCATAATTACGTATTTTTAGCACCGGAGGATGCGTCGTCGCCAGAAGCGGACGAGTTCGTACACTTATCGTGGGAATGGTTGGTGGGTGAGATGCAGTCGTTCCTGATGGAGAGTTACGATGAGTACCCGGCGCGGACGACGGCGCAGTTGAAAGAGTTCATTGACACGATTCGGAGTGAGTTGACGATGACTGAATACGAGGAGAATCAACAGGAGATGGTGGAACTGTTCATTGAGAACTACGATGTGATCACGGAGTTGGAGGACGCGTTCGATGAGGAGTGGGCGTCGTTCGAATCGTCGTGGGGGACGCGGTTAGCGCAGGCACTCGACGATGCGACGCTTGTTGAAGATGCCGAGATACCTTCTGAGTACGCTGCTGTATCGCTCCCGATAGGTGACGAGCAGCGGCAATGGACGTTCCGGCAAGGGAAATCCGACTGGTCGTGGTCATTCCCGAAAGAGTGGTGGACGAAACTCGACGAGCAACGCCAGGTATCAGAAACGGCGAAACCGAACGCGCGAGTCGGGTTCGTCCACCGATTAGGCCAGAACCGAGACGAGGCAGTCCGTGATAACACGCTTATTGTGACGCTGCGTAACGCCCCGTCTGGCCACGACACGTTCTATAATGGGTTTGCGACCCGGTTCTCCGATGCAGCAGCTGAAATCCGGCCAGCGATCGCTGACACGAACTACTCTATTACAGGGAACAAATCGAACGTGTTACGCGGCGAATACCCCATCGAGATCGACGCACACGAGAGTTTCTTCGACGCGTACATCGCTGCGCTAGCCCGGGCAATCACGCAAGGGGCGATTGGAAATCCCGACCTGTACTCGACAATTGACCGGCTCTATGCGGAGACGATAGAAGAAGACGTATCGTTGTAA